A single window of Chloracidobacterium thermophilum B DNA harbors:
- the ribB gene encoding 3,4-dihydroxy-2-butanone-4-phosphate synthase, giving the protein MALAPIEEAIADIRAGRMVIVVDDEDRENEGDLVCAAEKVTPDIINFMAKYGRGLICLSLTEERCDELDLPLQVANNTSGFGTAFTVSIEAKRGVTTGISAADRATTILTAVNPATRPEDLARPGHVFPLRARRGGVLVRPGQTEASVDLARLAGLTPAGVICEIMNDDGTMARLPQLIEFARRHGLKIVSVADLIRYRLANEIHVRCTAEAMVNLPSGRFRAMTFRSDITDEVHLALVMGEPEKKEAALVRVHSQTLLGDVFEEASDEAGRWLRCALDKIAAEGSGVLLYLRQKHAGTHLEEHLRAIANGQSVVHGSVRDYGTGAQILRALGLHRIRLLTNHPRRLTALEGFGLVFVETVPLDA; this is encoded by the coding sequence ATGGCACTTGCTCCTATTGAGGAAGCCATTGCCGACATCCGGGCCGGGCGCATGGTCATCGTTGTGGATGATGAAGACCGTGAAAACGAGGGCGATCTCGTCTGCGCCGCCGAGAAGGTCACACCGGACATCATCAACTTCATGGCCAAGTATGGGCGCGGCCTCATCTGTCTTTCACTGACGGAAGAACGCTGTGACGAACTCGATCTACCCCTTCAGGTCGCCAACAACACCTCCGGGTTTGGGACGGCCTTTACCGTCTCCATCGAAGCCAAACGGGGTGTGACAACCGGAATTTCGGCAGCCGACCGCGCCACGACGATTCTCACGGCCGTCAACCCGGCTACGCGCCCGGAGGACCTGGCGCGTCCCGGCCACGTGTTCCCCCTGCGCGCCCGGCGTGGCGGCGTGCTGGTACGTCCGGGGCAGACGGAAGCCAGCGTGGACCTGGCGCGCCTTGCAGGACTAACGCCGGCCGGAGTGATTTGCGAAATCATGAATGACGACGGTACGATGGCGCGCTTGCCGCAACTCATTGAGTTTGCCCGCCGGCATGGGCTGAAAATCGTCTCGGTTGCCGATCTGATCCGGTACCGGCTCGCCAATGAAATTCACGTCCGCTGCACGGCCGAAGCCATGGTGAACCTGCCCAGTGGGCGGTTTCGCGCCATGACATTTCGCAGTGACATCACCGATGAGGTGCATCTGGCGCTGGTGATGGGAGAACCCGAAAAGAAAGAGGCCGCGCTGGTGCGGGTGCACTCGCAAACCCTGCTTGGCGACGTGTTTGAAGAAGCCAGCGACGAGGCCGGCCGGTGGCTGCGGTGTGCGCTCGACAAAATTGCGGCTGAAGGGAGTGGCGTCCTGCTCTATCTCCGGCAGAAACATGCCGGAACGCACCTGGAGGAGCATCTGCGGGCGATTGCCAACGGTCAATCTGTCGTTCACGGGAGCGTCCGCGACTATGGCACCGGGGCGCAAATCCTGCGTGCACTGGGGCTGCATCGCATCCGCCTGCTCACCAATCATCCCCGCCGCCTGACGGCGCTGGAAGGGTTTGGTCTGGTGTTTGTCGAGACGGTGCCCCTCGATGCCTGA
- a CDS encoding nitrogenase component 1 has translation MQLNVLQRINACSSKHAPLSMCQAFGSLRVMMRVEGIVPILVGNAGCVYGLDFVSHFYAARKSVLTPVYTAADLTNGRIEDRTRAAVAETIAQFNPRVIALITLCNEETVGLAIDAIAKDYAARAKDDPTFPLVVPMHVPGYGVKSHAEAKDIAASQLLKCLVERDGLPPRQTDTASTIGEVFPADPLYLEQLLAKMDIRLVAHIPSRTIGDFRKVLGVGVNVTLHPFYTKTCALLAKYKIPSMGCTPVGVEGTRTWIERIGKAFNVRPSLIETLAETESRAVAEVFARTPVRGRIIVAGYEGSELMVARLLIEAGAEVPYVSTNIGQTPFTKEDEAWLAAHGTTVVFRKTFDQDVIAVDEYKPDLVLGTTALAAYAKERGIPSMYFTNIFASRPLFLAQGAQTIAELVSQAIARRSAYQHLTDFFADVDEYAEAAEPLPTEGTAVPSV, from the coding sequence ATGCAACTCAACGTTTTGCAACGTATCAACGCCTGTAGTTCCAAACACGCCCCTCTTTCGATGTGTCAGGCTTTTGGCAGCCTGCGCGTCATGATGCGCGTCGAGGGCATTGTTCCGATTCTGGTTGGCAATGCCGGCTGTGTGTATGGTCTGGATTTTGTGTCGCACTTTTATGCGGCGCGGAAGTCGGTCCTGACGCCGGTCTATACGGCGGCTGACCTGACCAACGGCCGGATTGAAGACCGGACGCGGGCGGCCGTGGCCGAAACGATTGCCCAGTTCAATCCCCGCGTCATTGCGCTGATTACCCTGTGCAATGAAGAAACGGTCGGGTTGGCCATTGATGCCATTGCCAAAGACTATGCCGCCCGCGCCAAAGATGACCCGACCTTTCCGCTGGTCGTGCCCATGCACGTGCCGGGCTATGGCGTCAAATCCCATGCCGAGGCCAAGGACATTGCCGCGTCCCAGCTTCTGAAGTGTCTGGTGGAACGGGATGGTCTGCCGCCGCGTCAGACAGATACGGCCTCGACCATTGGGGAGGTCTTCCCGGCCGATCCGCTGTATCTGGAACAGTTGCTGGCAAAGATGGACATTCGGCTCGTGGCCCACATCCCATCGCGGACGATTGGGGATTTCCGCAAAGTGCTTGGCGTCGGGGTCAACGTCACGCTGCATCCGTTTTACACGAAGACCTGTGCGTTGCTGGCGAAGTACAAGATTCCCTCCATGGGCTGCACGCCGGTTGGCGTCGAAGGCACCCGCACCTGGATTGAGCGCATTGGCAAGGCGTTCAACGTCCGTCCCAGTCTTATTGAGACTCTGGCCGAGACGGAGTCCCGGGCCGTCGCGGAGGTCTTTGCCCGCACGCCGGTGCGGGGACGCATCATTGTCGCGGGGTACGAGGGCAGTGAACTTATGGTGGCGCGCCTGCTCATAGAAGCCGGTGCGGAGGTGCCTTATGTGTCAACCAACATCGGGCAGACGCCATTTACAAAAGAAGACGAGGCGTGGCTGGCCGCGCATGGCACCACGGTCGTGTTTCGCAAGACGTTCGACCAGGATGTGATTGCCGTGGATGAATACAAGCCGGACCTGGTACTGGGGACGACGGCGCTGGCTGCCTATGCCAAAGAGCGCGGGATTCCGAGCATGTACTTCACCAACATTTTTGCTTCCCGCCCGCTCTTTTTGGCGCAGGGGGCGCAGACGATTGCCGAGCTGGTCAGCCAGGCGATTGCGCGTCGGTCGGCATATCAACATCTGACGGACTTTTTTGCCGATGTGGATGAGTACGCAGAAGCAGCCGAGCCATTGCCGACTGAGGGCACGGCTGTCCCCAGTGTTTAG
- a CDS encoding deoxyhypusine synthase family protein → MNAQPITNFIKHHFRHFNAAALVEAAEAYRRHLDSGGKMMVTLAGAMSTAELGLSLAEMIRQDKVHAISCTGANLEEDVFNLVAHDYYERIPHYRDLTPQDEKALLERHLNRVTDTCIPEGEAMRRIESFILEEWMASDARGERLFPHEFFWRILNNPRLQANYQIDPKDSWVLAAKEKRLPMFVPGWEDSTLGNMYAGHCITGDIKHVHTVRTGIEYMIELANWYTETSATASIGFFQIGGGIAGDFPICVVPMLHQDLRRENVPVWGYFCQISDSTTSYGSYSGAVPNEKITWGKLAVETPKFIIESDASIVAPLMFAYILGW, encoded by the coding sequence ATGAATGCACAACCGATTACCAACTTTATCAAGCACCATTTTCGCCATTTCAACGCGGCGGCGCTGGTCGAGGCGGCTGAAGCCTACCGCCGCCATCTGGACTCCGGCGGGAAAATGATGGTGACGCTGGCCGGGGCAATGAGCACAGCCGAGCTGGGTTTGTCCCTGGCCGAAATGATCCGCCAGGACAAGGTGCATGCCATTTCCTGTACTGGCGCCAACCTGGAAGAGGATGTGTTCAATCTTGTCGCCCACGACTACTACGAGCGCATCCCGCACTACCGTGACCTGACACCACAGGATGAAAAGGCGCTGCTGGAGCGGCATCTCAACCGGGTCACGGATACCTGTATCCCGGAAGGGGAGGCGATGCGGCGCATCGAGTCGTTCATTCTTGAAGAATGGATGGCGTCCGATGCGCGCGGTGAACGGCTGTTCCCGCACGAGTTTTTCTGGCGGATTCTCAACAACCCCCGGCTGCAGGCCAACTACCAGATTGACCCGAAAGATAGCTGGGTGCTGGCCGCCAAGGAGAAACGACTGCCCATGTTCGTGCCGGGCTGGGAAGACTCCACGCTGGGCAATATGTACGCCGGGCACTGCATCACCGGTGACATCAAGCACGTGCACACGGTGCGGACAGGCATTGAATACATGATTGAACTGGCCAACTGGTACACCGAAACCAGCGCCACGGCTTCCATCGGTTTCTTCCAGATTGGCGGTGGCATTGCGGGGGACTTTCCGATTTGCGTCGTCCCCATGCTGCACCAGGACCTGCGCCGGGAAAACGTGCCGGTCTGGGGCTACTTCTGTCAGATCAGCGACTCGACGACTTCCTATGGCTCATACTCCGGGGCGGTCCCGAATGAAAAAATCACCTGGGGCAAACTTGCGGTCGAAACGCCGAAGTTCATCATTGAATCGGATGCCTCGATTGTGGCGCCCCTGATGTTTGCCTACATCCTGGGCTGGTAG
- a CDS encoding Rne/Rng family ribonuclease, translated as MNKEMIISVNAYEKRVAILENGVVVEFYIERADESKAVVGNIYKGRVRKVLPGMQSAFVDIGLERDAFLYVGDFFEETEEDLDTTEPLPRLPAERSERPERQPEPARRETNGRRSGRDHRSEVTEPPAVTGIREATAVDLEPTEEAVAVPPVSEAPGEAGAAGESPVDDVRVETPLLSSLLGSAAGAQFERVSDDDTITSQEASSVRGESGQRVVAEEAASGEDRLEIEREALAEAIEPGAPRERRRGRRKEVIGEEKKKSSRRRSRKVEDEVAELITAETSAAGPPAVEVQFERVRDDDYEEEAGDLLKDAIIQQKIIAQTRIEELTTTSEEPAPEPVEAATSDAPTIEPLTLGYERIADDDEPLTTGAEPFTEETESATGDAALLAVPVETTSVPEPSATSDAVTTEATPAEAMPVQTGAADIGEASPQEEMETGRAGDGEEKAQGDTAQLQVRPSQAEFPPRRGRRGRRRSGARTAVTPGDESAESDDRSDTPEETAEPSATPEAESHRPDPDRLPENGNTGGTPGEPAVVVREIPVSAESLSLIEAQNAVESRPDLRAGREARPAARPAREDRRDPDLPRRQPAITELLREGQEIIVQIAKEPIGLKGARITSYVSLPGRYLVYLPTINHIGVSRKISTEQERARLKRTMTMLREREGVTGGFIVRTACEGRSEQDLCDDMLYLARTWRDIRRRAEQARAGTVLCRELDLVQRLLRDHMSSDFSVIRVDDPGEYTNIVDFINRFQPKLVDRVRLYTRNRPIFEEYNIQPEIEAALKPRVWLKSGGFIVINQTEALVAIDVNTGKFVGKSNRLEDTITRTNLEAAAEIVRQIRLRDLGGIIVLDFIDMEDRRNRQKVMQVLEQAMKADRSPSKITSFNDFGLVAITRKRVRQSLERMLSEPCHYCGGSGMIKSAQTMCYEILSDAKHLAKEKAASSQVFSEVTLRVSPAVADLLRGAESRVLREIEFSFGVPVTLHSDPNIHQERFDFAFM; from the coding sequence ATGAACAAGGAAATGATCATCAGCGTGAACGCTTATGAAAAGCGGGTTGCGATTCTGGAAAATGGTGTCGTCGTCGAATTCTACATCGAGCGGGCCGATGAATCCAAAGCCGTCGTGGGCAACATCTACAAGGGCAGGGTACGCAAGGTTCTCCCCGGAATGCAGTCGGCCTTTGTGGACATCGGGCTGGAGCGGGATGCCTTTCTCTACGTCGGGGACTTTTTCGAGGAAACCGAAGAAGACCTCGACACAACGGAACCCCTTCCCCGGTTGCCTGCTGAACGAAGCGAACGCCCGGAACGTCAACCCGAACCAGCACGGCGGGAGACGAACGGGCGGCGCAGCGGACGCGACCACCGTTCTGAAGTGACAGAACCGCCGGCCGTGACAGGGATTCGTGAGGCAACGGCTGTTGATCTGGAGCCCACGGAAGAAGCGGTGGCTGTGCCGCCTGTCTCGGAAGCTCCCGGTGAAGCAGGTGCGGCTGGAGAAAGCCCGGTGGATGATGTCAGGGTGGAGACGCCCCTGCTGTCTTCACTTTTGGGGTCGGCTGCCGGGGCGCAGTTTGAACGGGTCAGTGATGATGACACGATAACAAGTCAGGAAGCTTCATCTGTCCGTGGCGAGTCAGGGCAGAGGGTGGTTGCAGAGGAAGCTGCCAGCGGGGAAGACCGTCTCGAAATCGAGCGGGAGGCGCTGGCGGAAGCCATCGAACCGGGTGCGCCCCGTGAACGACGGCGCGGCCGGCGCAAGGAGGTCATCGGTGAGGAAAAGAAAAAAAGCTCACGTCGCCGCAGTCGGAAAGTCGAAGACGAAGTTGCAGAATTGATCACCGCCGAGACTTCGGCAGCAGGGCCGCCGGCGGTGGAAGTTCAGTTTGAGCGCGTGCGCGATGATGATTACGAAGAAGAAGCCGGCGACCTGCTCAAGGATGCCATCATCCAGCAAAAGATCATCGCCCAAACCCGTATTGAAGAGCTGACCACCACCTCTGAAGAACCGGCACCGGAGCCGGTTGAAGCCGCGACCAGTGATGCGCCAACCATTGAACCGCTGACCTTGGGCTATGAGCGGATTGCCGATGACGATGAGCCATTAACCACCGGCGCTGAACCGTTCACGGAAGAGACCGAGTCTGCCACAGGCGATGCGGCACTTCTGGCTGTGCCGGTTGAAACAACGTCTGTTCCTGAGCCATCCGCCACATCAGATGCTGTGACCACTGAAGCTACGCCGGCGGAAGCGATGCCGGTGCAAACCGGAGCAGCGGATATTGGCGAAGCCAGCCCTCAAGAGGAAATGGAAACAGGCAGGGCCGGAGACGGCGAAGAAAAGGCACAGGGTGATACGGCCCAGCTTCAGGTACGTCCGTCGCAGGCCGAATTCCCGCCACGGCGTGGTCGCCGGGGCCGGCGGCGCAGCGGTGCACGCACGGCCGTCACCCCAGGGGATGAATCCGCTGAGTCGGATGACCGGAGTGATACCCCGGAAGAAACTGCCGAGCCGAGCGCCACACCGGAAGCTGAATCACACCGGCCCGATCCCGACCGGCTGCCTGAAAACGGCAACACCGGTGGTACGCCAGGGGAGCCGGCTGTGGTGGTGCGGGAGATTCCGGTGAGTGCGGAGTCGCTTTCCCTCATCGAAGCCCAGAATGCTGTTGAGTCCCGTCCTGATCTCCGCGCTGGACGGGAGGCGCGTCCGGCAGCACGTCCGGCGCGGGAAGACCGTCGCGACCCTGACCTGCCACGTCGGCAGCCGGCCATTACGGAGTTGCTGCGCGAAGGGCAGGAAATCATCGTCCAGATTGCCAAGGAGCCAATTGGCCTCAAAGGCGCCCGGATTACTTCGTATGTGTCCCTTCCGGGGCGTTACCTCGTGTATCTGCCAACTATCAACCACATCGGGGTTTCACGTAAGATTTCAACCGAACAGGAACGGGCGCGGCTCAAGCGCACGATGACCATGTTGCGGGAGCGGGAAGGCGTCACAGGCGGGTTCATTGTGCGGACCGCCTGCGAGGGCCGTTCGGAGCAGGACCTGTGCGATGACATGCTCTACCTGGCCCGCACGTGGCGCGACATCCGGCGCCGGGCCGAGCAGGCCCGGGCGGGAACGGTGCTCTGCCGTGAACTGGACCTTGTCCAGCGTTTGCTGCGCGATCACATGTCGAGTGACTTTTCGGTTATTCGGGTGGATGATCCGGGCGAATACACCAACATCGTGGATTTCATCAACCGCTTCCAGCCCAAACTCGTGGACCGGGTGCGGCTCTACACGCGGAATCGGCCGATTTTCGAGGAATACAACATCCAGCCTGAAATCGAAGCCGCCCTCAAACCACGGGTCTGGCTCAAGTCGGGTGGTTTCATCGTCATCAATCAGACGGAGGCGCTCGTGGCCATTGATGTGAACACGGGCAAATTCGTCGGCAAGTCGAACCGTCTGGAGGACACGATCACCCGGACCAATCTGGAAGCCGCGGCAGAAATCGTCCGCCAAATCCGGTTGCGTGACTTGGGCGGGATCATCGTTCTGGACTTCATTGACATGGAAGACCGCCGGAACCGCCAGAAGGTCATGCAGGTACTGGAGCAGGCGATGAAGGCTGACCGGTCGCCTTCCAAGATTACGTCCTTCAATGATTTCGGGCTGGTGGCCATTACACGCAAGCGGGTCCGCCAGAGCCTCGAACGGATGCTGAGTGAGCCGTGTCACTACTGTGGCGGCAGCGGCATGATCAAGTCGGCGCAGACGATGTGCTACGAAATTCTGTCGGACGCCAAGCATCTCGCCAAGGAAAAGGCCGCTTCGAGCCAGGTGTTCAGCGAGGTGACGTTGCGGGTGAGTCCGGCGGTTGCCGACCTGCTGCGGGGCGCTGAATCACGGGTGCTGCGGGAAATCGAATTCAGCTTCGGGGTCCCTGTCACCCTGCACAGTGACCCGAACATTCACCAGGAACGTTTCGATTTCGCCTTCATGTAA
- the rodA gene encoding rod shape-determining protein RodA: MPERPWRDFDWPLLVALTLLCGVSLVALYSIDAAPGEATEWHQKFWFKQMLWCGIGYVVFFWVTRLNFQRVFDAAPYIYAVTVLLLIAVLIVGVKINGQRCWIRLGPLGTLQPSEFAKLGTILLVARILRPISLQGVTWPQLALVAVVTLIPVGLTLQQPDTGTALTFFPPVLVMVFLSGISVRWVVGSAVASLILGPLLFVFLVEPRLKQYQRDRINVTWNAIFHPERLQDRQTREGFGYQTLQSMIAVGSGGILGRGFRGGTQSQGGFVPAHHSDFIASVIAEEFGLVGSLGVLALLLFVILHSANVAGRSRERFSMLVLAGYMTLLAFHVIVNFGMVVGLVPIIGIPLPLLSAGGSSLLMTFVSLGLVANVYGRRFSN, encoded by the coding sequence ATGCCGGAACGTCCCTGGCGCGATTTTGATTGGCCCCTGCTCGTGGCGCTGACCCTGTTGTGTGGGGTCAGCCTGGTGGCGCTCTACAGCATTGATGCCGCGCCGGGCGAGGCGACGGAGTGGCATCAGAAGTTCTGGTTCAAGCAGATGCTGTGGTGCGGCATTGGTTATGTCGTCTTTTTCTGGGTGACACGCCTGAACTTTCAGCGGGTCTTCGATGCCGCGCCATACATCTATGCCGTCACAGTTCTGTTGCTCATTGCCGTCCTCATTGTCGGGGTGAAAATCAATGGTCAGCGGTGCTGGATTCGGCTCGGGCCGTTAGGAACGCTTCAGCCTTCGGAGTTTGCCAAACTGGGCACCATCCTGCTCGTGGCGCGGATTCTACGCCCCATCAGTCTCCAGGGAGTGACGTGGCCGCAGTTGGCGCTGGTCGCGGTCGTGACGCTGATTCCGGTCGGTCTGACGCTCCAGCAGCCAGACACCGGTACGGCCCTGACCTTCTTCCCGCCAGTGCTCGTCATGGTCTTTTTGAGTGGTATTTCGGTGCGGTGGGTGGTGGGGTCGGCCGTTGCCAGTCTCATCCTTGGCCCGCTGCTCTTTGTGTTTCTGGTTGAACCCCGGCTCAAGCAGTACCAGCGGGACCGAATCAATGTCACCTGGAACGCCATTTTTCATCCCGAACGCCTTCAGGACCGGCAGACGCGCGAGGGGTTTGGCTATCAAACCCTGCAATCCATGATTGCCGTTGGGTCAGGGGGGATTCTGGGGCGCGGATTTCGGGGCGGCACCCAGAGCCAGGGCGGCTTTGTTCCGGCCCATCACTCGGATTTCATTGCCTCGGTGATTGCCGAGGAGTTTGGACTGGTGGGGTCTCTGGGTGTTCTTGCGCTGCTTCTTTTCGTCATACTACACTCTGCCAACGTTGCGGGACGTTCACGAGAACGATTTTCAATGCTCGTCCTGGCGGGCTACATGACGCTTCTGGCGTTTCATGTCATTGTCAACTTCGGCATGGTCGTGGGGCTTGTTCCCATCATTGGGATACCGTTGCCGTTGTTGAGTGCAGGCGGCTCGTCATTGTTGATGACGTTCGTGAGTTTGGGTTTGGTGGCGAACGTGTACGGAAGGCGCTTCTCGAATTAG
- the mrdA gene encoding penicillin-binding protein 2, whose product MTPHFSAPPPSFNPRLRLLALQAGIVAAFVVLALRLWSMQVVHHEDYVKQAENNRERKIPIVAPRGNILDRHGNVLVDSRPTFSLMVNREDIQDEAETLRILAEEFGVAPEYARQQLRSPAARIRPVEVKSNITDADRAKVAVLDYEHPEFLVELRPQRKYPHGELACHVLGYVAEVSEAQLKRPEFDYCRPGDKVGQSGLERFYNRILMGRDGYRRIIVDRRGRFVREIETVPPVAGQDIVTTLDLDLQRVAEERLKALKLDGTIAVMDPRNGEMLALASMPGYDPNLFAAGISRADYARYANDKHKPLRNRAIQDIYPPGSTWKIIMAVAAMRAGVLKPTDRLLCGGGINVGGRHVRCMGSHGMPPLPTAIAKSCDGWFYRLGIKLGLDNLRTYASELGAGEYTGIDLPNEFKGYIPSLELKAATVRRTMPNATPAQYRWTDADSVYASIGQAMVRPTPLQMLRSVAGIAMRGEFHTPHFLLEARPTQERPGVTFKDQVKRIELPDDYWEAVIEGMWGAVNAGGTASGSALRDPETGFEMCGKTGTAQVVSKLKASKLEERDHSWFVGFGPRDKPEIAAISLVEHGGFGAKVSAPNVRAVFEAWLRKKKGLPVQIGSADAAGAVRPAARLRTQPQTTAR is encoded by the coding sequence ATGACGCCGCACTTTTCAGCTCCGCCACCCTCTTTCAATCCACGGCTCCGGTTGCTGGCGCTTCAGGCCGGCATTGTGGCGGCTTTTGTTGTTCTGGCCCTGCGCCTGTGGAGCATGCAGGTCGTTCACCACGAGGACTATGTCAAACAGGCCGAAAACAACCGCGAGCGCAAGATTCCCATCGTGGCACCGCGCGGCAACATCCTTGACCGCCACGGAAATGTCCTGGTGGACAGCCGGCCGACGTTCAGCCTGATGGTGAACCGGGAAGACATTCAGGATGAAGCTGAAACGCTGCGTATTCTGGCGGAGGAGTTCGGGGTGGCACCAGAGTATGCCCGGCAGCAACTCCGCTCGCCAGCGGCGAGAATTCGTCCGGTTGAAGTCAAATCCAACATCACCGATGCCGACCGGGCCAAAGTTGCTGTGCTGGATTATGAACACCCGGAGTTTCTCGTCGAACTGCGTCCTCAGCGGAAGTACCCCCACGGGGAGTTGGCCTGCCACGTTCTGGGTTACGTAGCCGAGGTCAGTGAAGCCCAGCTCAAGCGGCCGGAATTTGACTACTGTCGTCCGGGGGACAAGGTCGGGCAGTCCGGGTTGGAGCGGTTCTACAACCGTATTCTCATGGGGCGGGATGGGTATCGGCGCATTATTGTTGATCGGCGTGGGCGCTTCGTGCGTGAAATCGAGACGGTACCTCCCGTTGCCGGTCAGGACATTGTGACCACGCTCGATCTGGACTTGCAGCGGGTGGCGGAAGAGCGGCTCAAGGCGCTGAAACTGGATGGAACCATTGCCGTCATGGACCCGCGCAATGGGGAAATGCTGGCGCTGGCTTCAATGCCGGGCTATGACCCCAACCTGTTTGCTGCCGGTATTTCACGGGCCGACTATGCGCGGTATGCCAACGACAAGCATAAGCCACTGCGCAACCGCGCCATCCAGGACATTTATCCGCCGGGTTCGACCTGGAAAATCATCATGGCTGTGGCCGCCATGCGGGCTGGCGTGCTCAAGCCGACGGACCGCCTGCTGTGTGGTGGAGGGATCAACGTTGGCGGCCGCCATGTCCGGTGCATGGGCAGTCACGGAATGCCACCGCTGCCCACGGCCATTGCCAAGTCCTGTGATGGCTGGTTTTACCGGCTGGGTATCAAGCTCGGTCTGGACAATCTCCGCACCTACGCTTCGGAGTTGGGCGCCGGAGAGTACACCGGTATTGATCTGCCCAATGAGTTCAAGGGCTACATTCCGAGTCTCGAACTCAAGGCGGCCACTGTGCGGCGCACGATGCCGAATGCCACCCCGGCCCAGTACCGCTGGACCGATGCGGATTCTGTTTATGCTTCCATTGGGCAGGCTATGGTACGCCCGACGCCCCTGCAGATGCTGCGGTCGGTCGCCGGCATTGCCATGCGGGGAGAGTTTCATACGCCGCACTTTCTGCTTGAAGCGCGTCCCACGCAGGAACGCCCTGGTGTGACCTTCAAGGATCAGGTCAAGCGGATTGAACTCCCGGATGACTACTGGGAGGCCGTGATAGAAGGGATGTGGGGGGCGGTCAATGCCGGTGGGACAGCCTCCGGTTCGGCGCTGCGTGACCCGGAAACCGGTTTTGAGATGTGTGGCAAGACGGGGACGGCCCAGGTGGTCAGCAAACTCAAAGCCTCCAAGCTCGAAGAGCGCGATCACTCGTGGTTCGTCGGTTTCGGCCCACGGGATAAACCGGAAATCGCCGCCATTTCGCTCGTCGAGCACGGCGGTTTTGGAGCCAAGGTTTCCGCGCCCAATGTACGGGCGGTGTTTGAAGCCTGGTTGAGGAAGAAAAAGGGACTCCCGGTGCAGATCGGGTCAGCCGACGCTGCGGGAGCTGTCCGTCCGGCGGCACGTCTGAGGACACAGCCCCAGACGACGGCGCGTTGA